One stretch of Bradyrhizobium canariense DNA includes these proteins:
- a CDS encoding AAA family ATPase, translating into MASKRNRTINLPAPYLKRVWLEPSRITDRAAYPFCLPLLRDDFELSFDRAITIIVGENGTGKSTLLEGIAVLAGYDEAGGGKGYMPVDHSDALEKMGGSLSTALRASWLPKITNGWFFRAESFFSIARYLDKAALDDPFGPPPPDFLSHSHGEGFLRFFEERCQRQGIFIFDEPESALSPARQMEFLKLMRMMEVSGISQIIMATHSPMLMAYPGATLLRLSKYGLEPVTVEQTDHYKVMREFCDDPAGFVEAAIAE; encoded by the coding sequence ATGGCCTCAAAACGCAATCGCACGATCAATTTGCCGGCGCCGTACCTCAAGCGCGTCTGGCTTGAGCCATCGCGTATCACCGACCGCGCGGCCTATCCGTTTTGCCTTCCATTGCTGCGCGACGATTTCGAACTGAGTTTTGACCGCGCGATCACCATCATCGTCGGCGAAAACGGCACCGGAAAATCCACTTTGCTCGAAGGGATCGCCGTGCTTGCGGGCTACGACGAAGCCGGCGGCGGCAAGGGTTACATGCCGGTCGATCATTCCGATGCACTGGAGAAGATGGGCGGCAGTCTCTCGACGGCACTTCGCGCAAGCTGGCTGCCCAAGATTACAAACGGATGGTTCTTTCGCGCCGAGAGTTTCTTCTCGATTGCGAGATACCTGGACAAGGCGGCCCTGGATGACCCCTTTGGGCCGCCTCCGCCTGACTTCCTGTCCCATTCCCACGGCGAGGGTTTCCTGCGCTTCTTTGAAGAGCGCTGCCAGCGGCAGGGCATCTTCATCTTCGACGAGCCGGAATCCGCATTGTCGCCCGCACGGCAGATGGAATTCCTGAAGCTGATGCGGATGATGGAAGTGTCAGGCATCAGCCAGATTATCATGGCCACGCATTCCCCGATGCTGATGGCCTATCCCGGGGCGACCCTGTTGCGGTTGTCGAAATATGGGCTTGAGCCCGTCACCGTCGAACAGACGGACCACTACAAGGTCATGCGCGAATTTTGCGACGATCCCGCGGGGTTTGTGGAGGCAGCGATAGCGGAGTGA
- a CDS encoding acyl-CoA synthetase: protein MTGTDSTTAPRGGLTPMSRRVMNLAHLLIQNARRHGDRTGFIWGERSWTWREIDGHVSALAAALAARGIVKGDRILVHSKNCDEMFWSMFAAFRLGAVWVPTNFRLMPDEVAYLATASGARAFLCHGDFPQHAAAVKAASPALEFTWRIGEGALGEKSLSEAIAAHAGARVENMAVEYDDPCWFFFTSGTTGRSKAAVLTHGQMAFVVTNHLADLMPGTTERDASLVVAPLSHGAGVHQLVQTARGVPTILLPSERFDIGEAFRLIETHRVSNIFTVPTILKMMVEHPAVDRTDHSSLRYIIYAGAPMYREDQKAALNKLGKVLVQYFGLGEVTGNITVLPPDLHDPEDGPYARIGTCGFERTGMQVSIQGDDGRELKAFETGEICVIGPAVFAGYYDNPEANAKAFRDGWFRTGDLGHMDEAGFVYITGRASDMYISGGSNIYPREVEEKILTHPAIGEVAVLGVPDPVWGEVGIAVCVPREGAGPVTELDLAGFLATKVPRYKMPKRFFFWEALPKSGYGKVPKRLVRDELESRGLLDTPSKAFSSEVGTGSREENASRYKDQAG, encoded by the coding sequence ATGACCGGGACTGACAGCACGACCGCGCCGCGCGGCGGCCTGACACCGATGTCGCGCCGGGTGATGAACCTGGCGCATCTGTTGATCCAGAATGCGCGCCGGCACGGCGACCGCACAGGCTTCATCTGGGGCGAGCGATCCTGGACCTGGCGCGAGATCGACGGCCACGTCTCGGCGCTGGCCGCAGCCCTTGCGGCGCGCGGCATCGTCAAGGGCGACCGCATCCTCGTGCATTCCAAAAACTGCGACGAGATGTTCTGGTCGATGTTCGCGGCCTTCCGGCTCGGCGCGGTCTGGGTGCCCACCAATTTCAGGCTGATGCCGGACGAGGTCGCCTATCTCGCTACGGCTTCCGGTGCGAGAGCGTTCCTGTGCCACGGCGATTTCCCTCAACATGCCGCGGCGGTCAAAGCGGCAAGCCCTGCGCTCGAATTCACCTGGCGGATCGGCGAGGGCGCTCTCGGCGAGAAGTCGCTGAGCGAGGCAATCGCCGCGCATGCGGGCGCGCGCGTCGAGAACATGGCGGTCGAATATGACGATCCCTGCTGGTTCTTCTTTACGTCGGGTACGACCGGGCGCTCCAAGGCGGCCGTGCTGACCCATGGCCAGATGGCTTTTGTGGTCACCAACCATCTCGCCGATCTCATGCCCGGCACGACGGAGCGTGACGCGTCGCTGGTGGTTGCGCCGCTGTCGCACGGCGCCGGCGTGCATCAGCTGGTGCAGACGGCGCGAGGCGTTCCGACCATCCTGCTGCCGTCGGAGCGTTTCGATATCGGTGAGGCGTTCCGGCTGATCGAGACCCATCGCGTCAGCAACATTTTCACGGTGCCGACCATCCTGAAGATGATGGTCGAGCATCCAGCAGTCGACCGCACCGACCATTCGTCGCTGCGCTATATCATCTATGCCGGTGCGCCGATGTACCGCGAGGACCAGAAGGCCGCGCTGAACAAGCTCGGCAAGGTGCTGGTGCAATATTTCGGCCTCGGCGAGGTCACCGGCAACATCACGGTGCTGCCGCCCGATCTGCACGATCCAGAGGACGGCCCGTATGCGCGGATCGGCACCTGCGGCTTCGAGCGCACGGGGATGCAGGTCTCGATCCAGGGCGATGACGGCCGCGAACTCAAAGCCTTCGAGACCGGCGAGATCTGCGTCATCGGCCCCGCCGTTTTCGCCGGCTACTACGACAATCCGGAAGCCAACGCCAAAGCCTTCCGCGACGGCTGGTTTCGCACCGGCGATCTCGGCCATATGGATGAAGCAGGCTTTGTCTACATCACCGGCCGTGCTTCCGACATGTACATATCAGGCGGCTCCAATATCTATCCGCGCGAGGTCGAGGAGAAGATCCTCACCCATCCCGCGATCGGCGAGGTCGCGGTGCTCGGCGTGCCCGATCCGGTCTGGGGCGAGGTCGGCATCGCCGTCTGCGTGCCGCGCGAGGGCGCGGGTCCCGTGACAGAGCTGGACCTGGCCGGCTTCCTCGCCACCAAAGTGCCGCGTTACAAGATGCCGAAGCGCTTCTTCTTCTGGGAGGCCTTGCCGAAATCCGGCTACGGCAAGGTGCCGAAGCGGCTGGTCCGCGACGAGCTGGAGTCGCGGGGCCTGCTGGACACGCCATCCAAAGCGTTTTCAAGCGAAGTGGGCACCGGTTCGCGTGAAGAAAACGCCTCAAGATATAAAGACCAAGCCGGCTGA
- a CDS encoding YecA family protein gives MPSFALPIRTHSNFCRSALAKIRRNQPCPLCGSGLKFKKCCGKHTGTPSPFDNADHDRAFQQAARKMEAERVQRENQQGLGKGIISASLNDHRIVAVGNTVYFSKSWRTFQDFLREFLIGLLGREWFQAESDKPNLERHPIVRWYHQAIADSNRLHTKVGNLLVGPMTGAQRAFINLAYNLYLIAHHAEPTQVARLTASFVDRLKSERADDFIGKLFETYAAAAFLKAGFTLAYENESDGRSSHVEFVATYPRTGAKFSVEVKTRNRSSIEDGPVDEIKRLRVGNKLNKALSKSAEHTRVVMIEINVPDVVTDPSATDGWPRAALDQIRAIEKSPAPDGSEKPSAYVMVTNHTFHNNLGVINASTQVIATGCRIPDFGPDVGFNRLKDVLDSQVRHKEMLALLDSMKTHYEIPSTFDGENPEFAFAPEDPPPRLTFGEIYLIPDAEGKEIPARLRDASVLEQEKAVMGVYETLDGVHLIVRTPMTESEIAAWKRHPDTFFGEVRPLPQKANNWLELAQFFLNTYKSTPREKLLEWMKGANDIEYLKTLSQADLAILYCERLGWGAEKNPEQIDWRMDRDLARADLLRLKRSRDWGGTMRLTSLTVASIVVMSFPAFCGYIENYGS, from the coding sequence GTGCCATCGTTTGCGCTCCCGATTCGCACGCATTCCAATTTCTGTAGGTCAGCATTGGCCAAGATCCGACGAAACCAGCCGTGTCCTCTCTGTGGCAGCGGCTTGAAGTTCAAAAAGTGCTGCGGCAAACATACTGGCACTCCTTCTCCGTTCGATAATGCGGACCACGACCGCGCGTTTCAGCAAGCGGCGCGCAAAATGGAGGCCGAGCGCGTTCAACGTGAGAACCAACAGGGATTGGGAAAAGGAATTATTTCCGCGTCGCTGAATGACCATCGAATTGTTGCTGTCGGCAACACGGTATACTTTTCCAAAAGCTGGAGAACCTTCCAGGACTTCCTAAGAGAGTTCTTAATCGGCTTGCTGGGAAGGGAATGGTTTCAGGCGGAATCCGACAAACCTAATTTGGAACGGCATCCAATTGTCCGCTGGTATCATCAGGCCATCGCAGATTCGAACCGGCTTCATACCAAAGTTGGCAATCTCCTCGTTGGACCAATGACGGGAGCGCAGCGAGCATTCATTAATCTTGCCTACAACCTTTACCTGATTGCTCACCACGCGGAGCCGACACAAGTTGCTCGGCTTACTGCGAGTTTCGTAGACCGCTTGAAAAGCGAACGTGCCGACGATTTTATTGGAAAATTATTTGAGACTTATGCGGCTGCGGCTTTTTTGAAGGCTGGTTTCACTCTGGCTTATGAGAATGAGTCAGATGGACGGTCATCACATGTGGAGTTCGTTGCCACGTATCCTCGCACTGGAGCAAAATTCTCGGTCGAGGTGAAAACGAGAAATCGGTCCTCAATCGAGGACGGACCCGTAGATGAGATTAAGCGATTACGTGTTGGAAACAAACTGAACAAGGCGTTGTCAAAAAGTGCCGAGCACACGCGGGTTGTCATGATCGAGATCAATGTGCCTGACGTGGTGACAGACCCCTCAGCCACTGATGGATGGCCAAGAGCTGCTCTCGATCAGATACGAGCCATCGAGAAGAGTCCCGCTCCGGATGGCAGTGAAAAGCCGAGCGCATACGTGATGGTGACCAACCACACGTTCCACAATAATCTGGGCGTGATAAATGCCAGCACTCAAGTGATAGCAACAGGGTGTCGAATTCCAGATTTCGGACCTGACGTCGGCTTCAATCGATTGAAGGACGTTCTCGATTCGCAGGTGCGCCACAAAGAGATGCTCGCGCTCCTCGATTCAATGAAGACACACTACGAAATTCCATCAACGTTCGACGGCGAAAATCCAGAGTTTGCGTTCGCGCCTGAAGACCCGCCGCCAAGATTGACATTTGGGGAGATCTACTTAATCCCGGATGCAGAAGGGAAAGAAATCCCGGCTCGACTTCGCGACGCTTCGGTTTTGGAGCAAGAGAAAGCAGTCATGGGAGTCTACGAGACTCTCGACGGAGTGCATTTGATCGTGCGCACGCCTATGACCGAATCAGAGATAGCTGCGTGGAAGCGCCATCCTGATACGTTCTTTGGAGAAGTGCGTCCGCTTCCGCAGAAGGCGAATAACTGGCTGGAACTAGCCCAATTTTTTCTCAACACCTACAAATCTACCCCTCGTGAAAAGTTGCTTGAGTGGATGAAGGGCGCGAATGATATCGAATATCTCAAGACACTTTCACAAGCAGACCTCGCAATCTTGTATTGCGAGCGCCTTGGTTGGGGAGCGGAAAAAAACCCTGAACAGATTGACTGGCGAATGGATCGCGATCTCGCGCGAGCTGATCTTCTGCGGCTGAAGAGATCGAGAGATTGGGGCGGCACGATGCGACTGACATCGCTGACAGTGGCTTCGATTGTGGTCATGAGCTTTCCCGCCTTCTGCGGGTACATCGAGAACTATGGGAGCTAG
- a CDS encoding DUF3828 domain-containing protein, whose amino-acid sequence MITRRALVLTGLFAAAAVQPACAKPPAPNDPVAIVTAIYARAAKGKGDGGGAFVIENKAAKARYLSKSLIELWAKADAHTPKGDVGPIDFDPVTNSQEPDVKSFKVATEKLEADKAVIAVTITGSRPRSKPVGQTVVRYDFVRDGDKWKIDDIKGFGDGEPWSVRDMLAESLKT is encoded by the coding sequence ATGATCACCCGCCGAGCGCTTGTCTTGACCGGCCTGTTTGCCGCCGCCGCGGTTCAACCCGCCTGCGCCAAACCCCCTGCCCCGAACGATCCCGTTGCCATCGTCACCGCCATCTACGCCCGCGCGGCAAAGGGCAAGGGCGATGGCGGCGGCGCGTTCGTGATCGAGAATAAAGCGGCGAAGGCCAGATATCTGTCGAAATCGCTGATCGAGTTATGGGCCAAGGCCGATGCCCACACGCCCAAGGGCGATGTGGGGCCAATCGACTTCGATCCCGTCACTAATTCGCAAGAGCCTGACGTGAAGTCGTTCAAGGTGGCCACGGAAAAACTCGAGGCCGACAAGGCCGTGATCGCCGTCACCATCACCGGCAGCCGCCCCCGCTCAAAACCGGTCGGCCAGACGGTGGTGCGCTATGATTTCGTGCGGGATGGCGATAAATGGAAGATCGATGATATCAAGGGTTTTGGCGATGGCGAGCCATGGTCGGTCCGCGATATGCTCGCTGAGTCCCTGAAAACCTGA
- a CDS encoding PCC domain-containing protein, with amino-acid sequence MRSIDQPGPPAPQRIQWAESRGRAFSFTLEAGLPLLEAARRGFAAEGFASGTLNIRGGALGPFAYVMPALSRTGENAAFYSDTFRPKGVTRLKMATMTFGRRDGAPFFHCHGLWTEADGRVSGGHILPEETVVAESFEVDAFGIDGAVFTAEPDPETNFKLFGPIASEPTDAQTTSRAFALRLRPNQDFTGALEVFCREHGVISAKLHGGVGSTIGARFTDGRVVVPFATELAIRPGVISPGASGMPEAQLDIALIDYLGEIAEGRLIRGDNPVLMTMELVLEVL; translated from the coding sequence ATGCGCAGCATCGACCAGCCCGGCCCGCCTGCGCCCCAACGCATCCAATGGGCGGAGTCGCGCGGCCGCGCCTTCTCGTTCACGCTGGAAGCGGGCCTGCCGCTGCTGGAAGCCGCGCGTCGCGGCTTTGCGGCGGAAGGATTTGCCAGCGGCACGCTGAACATCAGGGGCGGGGCGCTCGGCCCCTTTGCCTATGTGATGCCGGCGTTGTCCAGGACTGGCGAGAATGCCGCGTTCTACAGCGACACGTTCCGGCCCAAGGGCGTGACGCGGCTGAAGATGGCGACGATGACGTTCGGCCGCCGCGACGGCGCGCCGTTCTTCCATTGCCATGGCCTTTGGACGGAAGCCGATGGGCGTGTCAGCGGCGGGCATATCCTTCCCGAAGAGACCGTTGTCGCCGAATCCTTTGAAGTGGATGCCTTCGGCATCGATGGCGCCGTCTTCACGGCGGAGCCCGATCCCGAGACCAACTTCAAACTGTTTGGCCCGATCGCCAGCGAACCAACTGACGCCCAAACCACCAGCCGTGCTTTCGCGCTGCGGCTGCGGCCGAACCAGGATTTCACGGGCGCGCTCGAGGTTTTCTGTCGCGAGCATGGTGTTATCAGCGCCAAGCTTCATGGCGGCGTCGGCTCGACCATCGGCGCGCGCTTTACGGACGGACGCGTCGTCGTGCCCTTCGCGACCGAACTTGCCATCCGACCGGGCGTTATTTCACCCGGCGCAAGCGGCATGCCGGAAGCGCAGCTCGACATCGCGCTCATCGACTATCTCGGCGAGATCGCCGAGGGCCGGCTGATCCGCGGCGACAACCCGGTGCTGATGACGATGGAGCTGGTGCTGGAAGTCCTGTGA